The following are encoded in a window of Solibacillus sp. FSL R7-0668 genomic DNA:
- a CDS encoding ABC transporter substrate-binding protein, protein MKKWQALSSVAVLTVALAACGEEEADKVKENETTEATEQAQFPITQMDALGKDITIKKAPERIISLVPSNTEILFGLGLNDQIIGVSDNDTYPEEALTKEKVGGMEFNLEQLIALEPDLVLAHESGMYSFNEEAIAQLEAVGIPVFVVKDAKTFEETYTTIEQIGRLTNKVQEANDIIASMKEDIEEIEVKVADLEEKSVFIVVGTDPDLYAAGQDTFINEMLEVLNVENAVPELGWPMYSAEQFVSSNPDVILATYENDIEELTTNDAYAEMTAVKNSNVKLVDADTTSRQGPRLVEGIESIAEAIYPEVFNEQ, encoded by the coding sequence ATGAAAAAATGGCAAGCACTTTCTTCAGTAGCCGTATTAACAGTAGCATTAGCAGCATGCGGCGAGGAAGAAGCAGACAAAGTAAAAGAAAATGAAACTACCGAGGCAACAGAGCAAGCCCAATTTCCAATTACACAAATGGATGCATTAGGCAAAGATATTACAATCAAAAAAGCTCCGGAGCGTATTATTTCACTCGTTCCATCAAATACAGAAATCTTATTTGGCTTAGGCTTAAACGATCAAATTATTGGTGTTTCTGACAATGACACATACCCAGAGGAAGCGTTAACGAAGGAAAAGGTTGGCGGCATGGAATTTAATTTAGAGCAACTCATTGCCTTAGAACCCGATTTAGTATTGGCGCATGAATCAGGTATGTATAGCTTTAATGAAGAAGCGATTGCACAGCTAGAAGCAGTTGGGATTCCGGTATTTGTTGTGAAAGATGCTAAAACATTTGAAGAAACATATACGACGATTGAGCAAATTGGGCGTTTGACAAATAAGGTACAAGAAGCGAACGATATTATCGCTTCAATGAAAGAAGACATTGAAGAAATCGAAGTGAAGGTGGCAGACTTAGAAGAAAAGTCGGTATTTATCGTTGTTGGTACAGACCCTGACCTTTATGCAGCAGGGCAGGATACCTTTATTAATGAAATGTTAGAAGTACTAAATGTGGAAAATGCTGTACCCGAACTAGGCTGGCCAATGTATAGCGCTGAGCAATTCGTCAGCAGTAACCCAGATGTTATTTTAGCGACGTATGAAAATGATATTGAGGAACTTACAACAAATGATGCCTATGCAGAGATGACTGCGGTGAAAAACAGCAACGTAAAATTAGTGGATGCGGATACGACAAGTCGTCAAGGTCCACGTCTAGTGGAGGGCATTGAATCGATCGCGGAGGCTATTTATCCAGAGGTATTTAATGAACAGTAA
- a CDS encoding FecCD family ABC transporter permease, with product MNSKYSIAYILSIGLLLASMWIGISFGSVDIPLSTLWDKTTDPVAYSILWKIRMPRVILAALIGASLAIAGAAFQGLLKNPLADPYTLGVSSGASVGAVMTIFLGISIPFLGSFTLPIFSMLGAAITIVIVLLFARLVDRTMKMETLILTGIIFSSFLGACISLMVALTGEQLREIIGWLLGSVSMRGWPYVRMVIPFMIIGALIIWLNRRELNAMVYGEERAQYLGVNVKRSKYMILAGGSILTGAAVAASGTIGFVGLVVPHMIRILIGADHRHLLSLSFLNGASLLVICDLVSRTIIAPIELPIGVITSFIGAPVFAYIFFKQRRKGVA from the coding sequence ATGAACAGTAAATATTCAATCGCCTATATTTTATCGATTGGATTACTTTTAGCGAGTATGTGGATTGGGATTTCATTTGGTTCGGTCGACATTCCGCTCTCTACTCTGTGGGATAAAACGACAGACCCCGTTGCCTACAGCATTCTTTGGAAAATACGAATGCCACGTGTTATTTTAGCGGCATTAATTGGTGCGTCTCTTGCAATTGCGGGAGCTGCCTTCCAAGGTTTGCTGAAAAATCCATTAGCAGACCCGTATACACTAGGCGTTTCCTCGGGAGCTTCTGTTGGGGCTGTAATGACGATTTTTTTAGGTATTTCGATTCCATTCCTTGGCTCGTTTACGCTCCCAATCTTTAGTATGCTAGGCGCGGCGATAACAATTGTCATCGTGCTTCTGTTTGCTCGTTTAGTAGACCGTACGATGAAAATGGAAACATTGATTTTAACTGGAATTATTTTTAGTTCATTTTTAGGTGCCTGTATTTCATTGATGGTAGCATTGACGGGCGAGCAGCTGCGTGAAATTATCGGCTGGTTACTTGGTAGTGTGTCGATGCGTGGCTGGCCCTATGTGAGAATGGTTATACCGTTTATGATCATTGGCGCATTAATTATTTGGCTGAATCGTCGCGAGCTAAATGCAATGGTTTACGGTGAGGAGCGCGCGCAATATTTAGGAGTCAATGTAAAGCGTAGTAAATATATGATTTTAGCAGGAGGCTCGATTTTGACGGGTGCTGCGGTTGCGGCGTCAGGAACGATTGGCTTTGTTGGGTTAGTTGTGCCGCATATGATTCGTATTTTAATTGGTGCAGATCATCGACATTTGCTCAGCCTTTCGTTTTTAAATGGCGCGAGTTTGCTCGTAATTTGTGATTTAGTGTCGCGTACGATTATCGCGCCAATCGAATTGCCGATAGGTGTCATTACGTCCTTTATAGGTGCACCAGTATTTGCGTATATTTTCTTTAAGCAACGTAGAAAGGGTGTTGCATAA
- a CDS encoding acyl-CoA dehydrogenase: MNLQFTDEQLMMRNMVRDFAQTEIAPFVEQMEQGHFPRHLLKKMGELGLMGITAPAEYGGAEMDFTSYIIAIHELSKVSAVMGVILSVHTSVGTNPILYFGNDDQKQLYVPKLANGELIGAFCLTEPSAGSDAGSLKTRAVRDGDDYVLDGSKVFITNGGEADVYIVFASTDPEAGTRGISAFIVEKDTAGFIIGKDEKKMGLHGSRTVQLTFENMRIPAENRLGEEGQGFKIAMANLDVGRIGIAAQSLGIAEAALEAATDYAKQRVQFGKPIAQQQAVGFKLADMATAVEAAKLLVYRAAHLRSEGYPCGKEASMAKLFASQTAMDTAIEAVQIFGGYGYTEDYPVERYFRDAKVTQIYEGTSEIQRIVISKHVLG, translated from the coding sequence ATGAACCTACAATTTACCGATGAACAGCTCATGATGCGTAATATGGTGCGTGATTTTGCCCAAACCGAAATTGCCCCATTTGTGGAACAGATGGAGCAAGGCCATTTTCCACGCCATTTGCTAAAAAAAATGGGTGAGCTTGGCTTGATGGGCATTACAGCACCTGCAGAATATGGTGGCGCAGAAATGGATTTTACTTCATATATCATTGCGATTCACGAGCTATCGAAGGTCAGTGCCGTTATGGGCGTTATTTTATCCGTACATACATCGGTTGGAACAAATCCTATTTTGTATTTCGGAAATGATGATCAAAAGCAGTTGTACGTACCAAAGCTTGCGAATGGTGAATTAATCGGTGCCTTTTGTTTAACAGAGCCGAGTGCGGGTAGTGATGCGGGCTCATTAAAGACACGTGCTGTCCGTGATGGTGATGACTATGTTTTGGACGGCTCGAAGGTGTTTATTACAAATGGTGGTGAGGCAGACGTTTACATCGTGTTTGCTTCAACAGATCCTGAAGCGGGGACGCGTGGTATTTCCGCATTTATTGTGGAAAAGGACACAGCGGGCTTTATTATCGGGAAAGATGAGAAAAAGATGGGGCTACACGGCTCGCGTACAGTGCAATTAACGTTTGAAAATATGCGAATCCCGGCTGAAAATCGGCTAGGAGAAGAAGGTCAGGGCTTTAAAATCGCCATGGCTAACTTAGATGTAGGACGTATCGGTATTGCGGCACAAAGCTTAGGCATTGCAGAGGCAGCGCTTGAAGCAGCAACAGATTATGCCAAACAGCGCGTGCAGTTCGGAAAGCCAATTGCTCAGCAACAGGCAGTGGGCTTTAAGTTAGCCGACATGGCAACCGCAGTAGAGGCCGCCAAGCTACTCGTTTATCGCGCAGCCCATTTACGAAGCGAAGGGTACCCATGTGGCAAAGAAGCGTCCATGGCAAAATTATTCGCCTCACAAACGGCTATGGATACAGCAATTGAAGCGGTACAAATTTTTGGGGGGTATGGCTACACCGAGGATTACCCAGTAGAGCGCTATTTCCGCGATGCCAAAGTAACACAAATTTACGAAGGAACAAGCGAAATCCAGCGCATTGTCATAAGTAAGCATGTGCTCGGATGA
- a CDS encoding acyl-CoA dehydrogenase produces the protein MNFQLSEEHQQLRDMIRDFALNEVAPTAEHRDEHEEFDRGIFDKMAELGLTGIPWPEEYGGAGFDYLAYCIAVEELSRVCASTGVTLSAHTSLAGWPIFKFGNEEQKQKYLRPMAEGKKIGAYGLTEPGSGSDAGGMKTYAVKDGDDYVINGSKIFITNGGVADIYVVFAVTDPDAKNGTTAFIVEADTPGFSVGKKEKKLGIRSSPTTEIIFDNCRVPKENVLGEEGQGFIIAMKTLDGGRNGIAAQAVGIAQGALDAAVDYAKERVQFGKPITANQGVSFKLADMATEIEASRLLTYQAAWLESNDLPYGKASAMAKLLAGDTAMKVTTEAVQVFGGYGYTKDYPVERYMRDAKITQIYEGTQEIQRLVISRMITK, from the coding sequence ATGAACTTTCAATTATCTGAAGAACATCAACAATTACGCGATATGATTCGCGATTTTGCACTAAATGAAGTAGCACCAACAGCAGAACACCGTGATGAACATGAGGAGTTTGACCGCGGCATTTTCGACAAGATGGCGGAGCTTGGTTTAACAGGTATTCCGTGGCCAGAAGAATACGGCGGCGCAGGCTTTGATTACTTAGCATACTGTATCGCAGTAGAAGAATTATCACGTGTTTGTGCATCGACAGGGGTAACATTATCTGCGCATACATCACTAGCGGGCTGGCCAATTTTTAAATTTGGTAACGAAGAGCAAAAGCAAAAATACCTACGTCCAATGGCAGAAGGGAAAAAAATCGGTGCATATGGTCTAACAGAGCCAGGCTCAGGATCTGATGCGGGCGGTATGAAAACGTATGCGGTTAAAGATGGCGATGATTACGTGATAAATGGCTCGAAAATCTTTATTACAAACGGTGGCGTTGCAGATATTTATGTTGTATTCGCGGTAACAGACCCGGATGCGAAAAATGGAACGACGGCATTCATCGTAGAAGCGGATACGCCAGGCTTCTCTGTTGGGAAAAAGGAAAAGAAACTGGGTATTCGTTCATCACCGACAACAGAAATTATTTTCGACAATTGCCGTGTACCAAAAGAAAACGTACTTGGTGAAGAGGGCCAGGGCTTCATTATCGCGATGAAAACATTAGACGGAGGTCGTAATGGAATCGCCGCTCAAGCCGTTGGAATCGCGCAAGGTGCACTTGATGCAGCAGTAGACTATGCGAAAGAGCGTGTCCAATTCGGTAAACCAATTACGGCAAACCAAGGCGTATCGTTTAAATTAGCGGATATGGCAACAGAAATTGAAGCTTCTCGTTTATTGACATATCAAGCAGCATGGTTAGAATCAAATGATTTACCATATGGAAAGGCATCAGCTATGGCAAAGCTGCTTGCGGGGGATACAGCGATGAAGGTAACGACAGAAGCGGTTCAAGTATTTGGTGGCTACGGCTATACAAAGGACTACCCAGTAGAGCGCTATATGCGTGATGCAAAAATTACGCAAATTTACGAAGGTACACAAGAAATTCAACGCCTTGTAATTTCGCGTATGATTACGAAATAA
- a CDS encoding adenosylcobinamide amidohydrolase — MLQVNDLSGGYSGKSVVKNVTFHVKKGRILGILGPNGSGKSTLLKMISGIINPTTGEVLIENQPIKSYDVKQLAKKMAVLPQLNASTFSNRVYDAVSLGRYPHQTGFFSTWSDVDEQMVQHAMESTGVTRYKEHYLEFLSGGEQQRVFIAQALAQNSELLLLDEPTNHLDIAHQKQILDMIRLQVEQHGLTVVSIFHDINLASLYCDELLLLEDGEVRAYGLPHEVILQQQIADVYKARVATYPHPEVPKPQITMLPTNELQREEARIQVANFTITNAYIQLKANAPLKVISSAVHNAGIGWYDTFLNRSIAPDYDIYSVEEETVNFLVANHFAPTSTVVMLTAVATKCVEIQSFTQHDLEVIIMVTAGVGNSVDVTKTYLRDEEPHAGTINTWVVINGKLTDEAFIQAMITATEAKTKALADQQIKDAVTGTIATSTATDSILIAATQQGQELPYAGPITEIGKLIGRGVFETTIAAIKKYQQFIEHE, encoded by the coding sequence ATGTTACAGGTAAATGACTTAAGCGGTGGCTATAGCGGCAAGAGTGTTGTGAAAAATGTGACGTTTCACGTGAAAAAAGGTCGAATTTTGGGGATACTAGGTCCGAATGGTAGCGGAAAATCGACATTATTAAAAATGATTAGCGGCATTATTAATCCCACTACGGGTGAAGTATTAATCGAAAATCAGCCGATTAAAAGCTATGATGTGAAGCAACTAGCCAAAAAAATGGCGGTGCTCCCACAATTAAATGCGAGTACATTTTCAAATCGTGTTTATGATGCGGTTTCACTAGGTCGTTACCCCCATCAAACAGGCTTTTTTTCGACTTGGTCAGATGTGGATGAACAGATGGTACAGCATGCTATGGAAAGCACCGGTGTTACGCGCTACAAGGAGCATTATTTAGAGTTTTTATCTGGCGGCGAGCAGCAACGTGTATTTATCGCACAGGCACTGGCTCAAAACTCGGAGCTCCTTCTGCTGGATGAACCAACGAATCATCTAGATATCGCGCATCAAAAGCAAATTTTAGATATGATTCGTCTGCAAGTAGAACAGCATGGACTAACGGTTGTGTCGATTTTCCACGATATCAACTTAGCCTCGTTATATTGTGATGAATTACTACTGTTAGAAGATGGCGAAGTGCGCGCATATGGCTTGCCACATGAGGTCATTTTACAGCAGCAAATTGCCGATGTATATAAGGCGCGAGTTGCAACGTATCCACATCCAGAAGTACCAAAGCCACAAATTACAATGCTGCCTACGAATGAATTACAGCGTGAGGAAGCGCGAATTCAAGTAGCGAATTTTACAATTACGAACGCATATATTCAATTAAAAGCAAATGCACCATTAAAGGTCATTTCATCAGCAGTGCATAATGCAGGAATAGGCTGGTATGATACATTTTTAAATCGTTCGATTGCGCCAGACTATGATATATACAGTGTAGAAGAAGAGACGGTTAACTTTTTAGTAGCTAATCATTTTGCGCCGACGAGTACGGTTGTGATGCTGACCGCTGTAGCCACAAAATGTGTGGAAATTCAGTCGTTTACACAGCATGATTTAGAAGTAATCATTATGGTAACAGCGGGTGTTGGCAATAGTGTCGATGTGACGAAGACTTATTTACGCGATGAAGAGCCGCATGCTGGAACGATTAATACATGGGTAGTCATTAATGGTAAGCTAACAGATGAAGCCTTTATTCAAGCGATGATTACCGCAACGGAAGCAAAAACAAAGGCACTCGCGGATCAGCAAATTAAAGATGCCGTGACAGGTACGATTGCAACGAGTACCGCGACAGATAGCATACTGATTGCAGCAACACAGCAAGGGCAAGAGCTACCCTATGCAGGACCTATTACAGAAATCGGTAAATTAATCGGGCGCGGTGTTTTCGAAACGACGATAGCGGCAATAAAAAAGTATCAGCAATTCATTGAACATGAGTGA
- a CDS encoding cob(I)yrinic acid a,c-diamide adenosyltransferase — MKLYTKQGDTGKTSIIGGRVDKDHLRVEAYGTIDELNSFIGKAVSELNQEKFEDLIKDLTAIQHELFDGGGDLANVMKERHYKLKEEPITILEERIDVLSEEAPALQRFILPGGAPAAATLHIARTVARRAERQTVSLMKEIEDVSPVVQKYLNRLSDYLFAAARVVNHRLDIPDVEYIRSANVFK, encoded by the coding sequence ATGAAATTATACACAAAGCAAGGGGACACGGGGAAAACAAGCATAATCGGGGGTCGTGTTGACAAAGATCATTTACGCGTCGAGGCATATGGGACAATTGATGAACTGAATTCCTTTATCGGAAAAGCCGTTTCAGAGCTAAATCAGGAGAAATTTGAAGACCTTATCAAAGATTTAACAGCCATTCAGCATGAGTTATTCGATGGTGGCGGCGATTTAGCGAATGTCATGAAAGAGCGTCATTATAAGCTGAAAGAGGAGCCAATTACGATTTTAGAAGAGCGAATTGATGTGCTTTCAGAAGAGGCACCAGCGCTACAGCGTTTTATTTTGCCAGGTGGTGCACCCGCAGCAGCAACGCTTCATATTGCACGTACGGTAGCGCGTCGAGCCGAACGTCAAACGGTGTCCTTAATGAAGGAAATTGAAGACGTCTCACCGGTTGTCCAAAAATATTTAAACCGTTTATCGGATTATTTATTCGCGGCGGCACGTGTTGTCAACCATCGCTTAGATATTCCGGATGTCGAGTATATTCGTAGCGCCAACGTATTTAAATAA
- a CDS encoding (Fe-S)-binding protein, protein MNTFLIINWIAFIAVLAYALGLFAYLLKTRYAYVQLGRKEEFNIKMSQRINDIVEKVFGQSKLLKDKKMGLVHVLFFYGFLMVQLGAIDLIWKGLAPGSHIPLGGLYPMFTFTQELVVLTILIAVAVAFYRRYLEKLVRLKQGFKNGLVYLFLSVLMFATLFGNGFYLIWQDHGLAGSEPVASAIAWAFQWMSPTIAAAGFFIMWWAHLLALLAFLVYIPQGKHFHLITSILNVYFNRQERIGTLRPIDFAALEEAEDEESMPPLGVGKIQDFTQKQMLDLYSCVECGRCTNMCPATGTGKMLSPMDLIVKLRDHLTFTGAVETKQKPWVPFQFFSNTQGNQLAMAAGAEGAVIENIYSPSLIGDVITEEEIWACTTCRNCEDQCPVMNEHVDKIIDLRRYLTMTEGKVNPDAQRAMTNIERQGNPWGLNRKEKENWRELDEKVHIPTVKELKKSGEEMEYLFWVGSMGSFDNRSQKIALAFARLMNQAGVKFAILGNKEKNSGDTPRRLGNEFLFQEIAGENIAEFEKNNVKKIVTIDPHAYNIFKNEYQDFGWKGEVLHHTELLYDLVQQGRLTMDHRVDETIVFHDSCYLGRYNDVYDPPRELLKGIPGVKLVEMARNREEGMCCGAGGGLMWMEEHVGNRINVARTEQAIATQASVISSGCPYCLTMLSDGTKAKEVEDTVGTYDIAELLERAVFGTPQAVPVEEVEVASDVEEEAVTAVQLEVASEVVATVEDTQKAEETEK, encoded by the coding sequence ATGAATACATTTTTAATTATTAACTGGATTGCATTTATTGCTGTGTTGGCATATGCGCTTGGCTTATTCGCATATCTCTTAAAAACACGCTACGCCTATGTACAATTAGGTCGTAAAGAAGAATTCAATATTAAAATGTCACAGCGTATTAATGATATTGTCGAAAAGGTATTTGGCCAATCGAAATTATTGAAAGACAAAAAGATGGGTCTTGTACACGTACTGTTTTTCTATGGATTCTTGATGGTACAGCTCGGTGCGATTGATTTGATTTGGAAGGGGTTAGCACCAGGCTCTCACATTCCTTTGGGTGGCTTATATCCAATGTTTACATTTACACAGGAGCTTGTTGTTTTAACCATTTTAATTGCGGTAGCGGTGGCATTTTACCGTCGTTATTTAGAAAAGCTGGTCCGTTTAAAACAAGGCTTTAAAAATGGTTTAGTGTATTTATTCTTATCTGTTTTAATGTTTGCGACATTGTTTGGCAATGGCTTTTATTTAATTTGGCAAGATCACGGCTTAGCAGGTTCTGAGCCAGTTGCGTCTGCGATTGCGTGGGCATTCCAGTGGATGAGCCCAACAATTGCGGCAGCAGGGTTCTTCATCATGTGGTGGGCGCACTTACTGGCATTATTAGCATTCCTTGTGTACATTCCACAAGGCAAGCACTTCCACTTAATTACGTCGATTTTAAACGTTTACTTCAACCGTCAAGAGCGTATCGGTACATTACGTCCAATTGACTTTGCGGCATTAGAAGAAGCTGAAGATGAAGAAAGTATGCCACCACTGGGCGTAGGGAAAATTCAGGACTTCACACAAAAGCAAATGTTGGATTTATATTCTTGCGTAGAGTGTGGGCGCTGTACGAATATGTGTCCAGCGACAGGGACAGGAAAAATGCTGTCACCAATGGACTTAATCGTTAAACTACGTGATCATTTAACATTCACAGGTGCGGTGGAAACAAAGCAAAAGCCTTGGGTACCATTCCAATTCTTTAGCAACACACAAGGCAATCAGCTAGCAATGGCTGCAGGTGCTGAAGGTGCGGTGATCGAAAATATTTACAGTCCATCATTAATTGGGGATGTCATTACAGAAGAAGAAATTTGGGCTTGTACAACATGTCGTAACTGTGAAGACCAATGCCCAGTTATGAATGAGCATGTCGATAAAATTATTGATTTACGTCGTTATTTAACGATGACAGAAGGAAAGGTTAACCCGGATGCACAGCGCGCGATGACAAATATCGAGCGTCAAGGCAATCCATGGGGCTTAAACCGTAAAGAAAAAGAAAACTGGCGCGAGCTAGATGAAAAAGTGCATATTCCAACAGTAAAAGAGCTGAAAAAATCAGGCGAAGAAATGGAGTATTTATTCTGGGTAGGCTCGATGGGCTCATTCGACAATCGTTCACAAAAAATTGCATTAGCCTTTGCGCGTTTAATGAATCAAGCTGGCGTGAAATTTGCGATTTTAGGCAACAAGGAGAAGAACTCGGGGGATACACCACGTCGCTTAGGTAATGAATTCCTATTCCAAGAAATTGCTGGGGAAAATATTGCAGAGTTCGAGAAAAATAATGTCAAAAAAATCGTAACAATCGATCCACATGCCTATAATATTTTCAAAAATGAATACCAGGATTTCGGCTGGAAGGGCGAGGTGCTGCATCATACTGAATTATTATATGATTTAGTGCAGCAAGGACGATTGACAATGGATCACCGTGTGGATGAAACAATCGTATTCCATGATTCTTGCTACTTAGGCCGTTACAATGATGTATACGACCCGCCACGCGAACTTTTAAAAGGCATCCCAGGTGTAAAGCTTGTAGAAATGGCACGTAACCGTGAAGAAGGCATGTGCTGTGGCGCTGGTGGTGGCTTAATGTGGATGGAAGAGCATGTAGGGAATCGTATTAATGTCGCACGTACAGAACAAGCGATTGCGACACAGGCTTCGGTAATTTCTTCAGGCTGTCCATACTGCTTAACGATGCTTTCAGATGGTACGAAGGCGAAGGAAGTAGAGGATACAGTAGGCACATACGATATCGCAGAGTTATTAGAGCGCGCGGTATTCGGTACACCTCAAGCAGTACCAGTAGAAGAAGTGGAAGTTGCATCGGATGTAGAAGAAGAAGCCGTGACAGCTGTTCAACTAGAAGTAGCTTCTGAAGTAGTAGCGACTGTAGAAGATACTCAAAAAGCTGAGGAAACAGAAAAATAA
- a CDS encoding 3-hydroxybutyryl-CoA dehydrogenase, which produces MNIEKVMVIGAGQMGSGIAQVCAQAGFTVILNDVKDEFFERGFATITKNLARDVEKGRKTEEEKSQILARITKSTSIDDAKHVDIVIEAAVENMEIKQSIFKQLDTIAPAHAILATNTSSLPITEIAAVTNRPEKVIGMHFMNPVPVMQLVEIIRGLATADEVYEAVATMTTRLGKTGVEVNDFPGFISNRILLPMINEAIYALYEGVATKEAIDSVMKLGMNHPMGPLTLADFIGLDTCLSIMEILHEGLGDSKYRPCPLLRKYVAAGWLGKKSGRGFYVYES; this is translated from the coding sequence ATGAACATTGAAAAAGTGATGGTTATTGGCGCGGGGCAAATGGGTTCAGGAATTGCTCAAGTATGTGCTCAGGCTGGTTTTACAGTCATTTTAAACGATGTAAAAGACGAATTTTTTGAGCGTGGCTTCGCGACAATTACGAAAAATTTGGCGCGTGATGTGGAAAAAGGGCGAAAAACAGAAGAAGAGAAATCACAAATCCTCGCACGTATTACGAAATCCACGTCAATTGATGATGCCAAACATGTAGACATCGTTATTGAGGCAGCCGTTGAAAATATGGAAATTAAACAGTCCATTTTTAAGCAGCTTGATACTATTGCGCCAGCACACGCAATTTTAGCGACAAATACATCTAGCTTACCTATTACAGAAATTGCAGCCGTGACCAATCGTCCTGAAAAAGTAATTGGGATGCACTTTATGAATCCAGTGCCTGTCATGCAGCTAGTTGAAATTATTCGGGGCTTAGCGACAGCGGATGAGGTTTATGAAGCGGTGGCTACAATGACAACGCGTTTAGGGAAAACAGGTGTTGAAGTAAACGACTTCCCGGGCTTCATTTCAAATCGAATTTTATTGCCGATGATCAACGAAGCGATCTATGCGTTATATGAAGGGGTTGCAACGAAGGAAGCTATCGATAGTGTCATGAAGCTGGGGATGAATCATCCAATGGGGCCATTAACATTAGCAGATTTTATTGGCTTAGATACATGCTTATCAATCATGGAGATTTTACATGAGGGGCTTGGAGATAGTAAGTACCGCCCATGCCCGTTATTACGTAAATATGTAGCAGCAGGCTGGTTAGGAAAAAAATCCGGACGTGGCTTCTATGTATACGAAAGCTGA
- a CDS encoding acetyl-CoA C-acetyltransferase codes for MSRTVILDGARTPFGKFGGALSTLTASDLGGVAIKAALSKANVAAEEVGEVIIGTVLQAGQGQIPSRQAATKAGIPWAVKTETINKVCASGMRSVTLADQLIRLGDEEVIVAGGMESMSNAPYYMPKGRFGLRMGDASLVDGMIYDGLSCAFHPKQVHMGIYGNGTADKFTISREAQDAWAVRSHEKALAAIAEGKFAEEIVAVEIPQRKGEPITVAQDEAPRVGTTMETLAKLKSAFSQDGTITAGNAPGVNDGACALVLMNEEKAKQENRPVLATIVGHAEVGVAPEDFPQTPGLVINELLKKAGKSIEEIDLIEINEAFAAVALVSNQIAGLDAEKVNVNGGAVALGHPIGASGARIILTLAYELKRRGGGLGIAAICSGGGQGDAVLIEV; via the coding sequence TTGTCGAGAACAGTCATTTTAGATGGGGCAAGAACGCCATTTGGTAAATTTGGCGGTGCATTAAGCACATTAACAGCCAGTGATTTAGGTGGTGTTGCCATAAAAGCTGCTTTGTCTAAGGCAAATGTAGCGGCAGAAGAAGTAGGAGAAGTCATTATCGGAACCGTTTTACAGGCGGGGCAAGGGCAAATTCCATCTCGCCAAGCAGCGACGAAGGCTGGTATTCCATGGGCTGTAAAAACAGAAACGATTAATAAAGTATGTGCATCAGGTATGCGCAGTGTAACATTAGCCGATCAGCTTATCCGTTTAGGGGACGAAGAGGTAATTGTTGCTGGGGGCATGGAATCCATGTCCAATGCACCGTACTATATGCCGAAAGGGCGCTTTGGCTTACGCATGGGGGATGCGAGCTTAGTAGATGGCATGATTTATGATGGCTTGTCCTGTGCATTCCATCCGAAACAAGTACATATGGGCATTTACGGAAACGGTACTGCCGACAAATTCACGATCTCTCGTGAAGCGCAAGACGCATGGGCGGTTCGTAGTCATGAGAAGGCTTTAGCGGCAATCGCAGAAGGAAAATTTGCTGAAGAAATCGTGGCAGTCGAAATTCCACAGCGTAAAGGAGAGCCAATCACCGTTGCACAAGATGAAGCACCACGAGTAGGCACAACGATGGAAACGCTTGCAAAACTAAAGTCTGCCTTTAGTCAAGACGGTACGATTACAGCAGGAAATGCACCAGGCGTTAATGACGGAGCCTGTGCGCTAGTGTTAATGAACGAAGAAAAGGCTAAGCAAGAAAATCGTCCCGTACTCGCAACAATTGTAGGTCATGCGGAAGTGGGCGTTGCACCAGAGGATTTCCCACAAACACCGGGGCTTGTCATTAATGAGCTCCTGAAGAAAGCAGGGAAGTCAATTGAGGAAATTGATTTAATTGAAATTAACGAAGCCTTTGCTGCAGTCGCACTTGTAAGCAATCAAATTGCAGGGCTAGATGCAGAAAAAGTAAATGTCAACGGTGGCGCGGTAGCACTTGGTCATCCAATTGGTGCAAGTGGGGCACGCATTATTTTAACGCTTGCCTACGAGCTGAAGCGTCGCGGTGGGGGCTTAGGAATTGCGGCAATTTGTTCAGGTGGCGGTCAAGGTGATGCGGTATTAATCGAAGTATGA